From the genome of Papaver somniferum cultivar HN1 chromosome 2, ASM357369v1, whole genome shotgun sequence, one region includes:
- the LOC113347536 gene encoding nucleosome assembly protein 1;3-like, which translates to MEDLRASLPDLVKDWHTPSKNKRQCLDVLKMHTPNVRKRVEDLRKIQTEHDEMKAEFFDERAKLEVEFQKKYKPLYDLRFDIVSGRCEVGGEVGNAVPNFWLNAMKANEVLAKVITERDEDALKHLKEIEWESISTPKGFKLSFYFIDNPYFETATLEKTYHVTDDDEPSLQKVIGTEIEWKDGKNLTRQQEKKKRKRQLDDCESFFNFFNSHLVPDDDYDLDKEAFHHS; encoded by the exons ATGGAAGATCTTCGTGCTTCACTTCCAGATCTTGTCAAAG ATTGGCATACTCCTTCAAAG AATAAGCGTCAGTGTTTAGATGTACTTAAAATGCATACACCAAATGTTAGAAAGCGTGTTGAGGATTTGCGTAAGATTCAG ACTGAACATGATGAGATGAAAGCCGAATTTTTTGACGAGAGAGCAAAACTTGAAGTCGAGTTCCAGAAGAAGTATAAACCACTTTACGACTTG AGGTTTGATATTGTGAGTGGTAGGTGCGAAGTCGGTGGAGAAG TGGGGAATGCTGTTCCCAATTTTTGGCTCAATGCTATGAAGGCAAATGAAGTGCTAGCAAAGGTG ATTACAGAGAGGGATGAAGATGCCCTCAAGCATCTGAAAGAGATCGAATGGGAGAGTATTAGTACACCCAAGGGGTTCAAGCTTTCTTTCTATTTTATTGATAATCCCTATTTCGAAACTGCTACCCTGGAAAAAACGTATCACGTGACTGATGATGATGAACCAAGTTTGCAAAAAGTAATAGG GACTGAAATTGAATGGAAAGATGGGAAAAATTTGACACGGCAACAGGAGAAAAAGAAGCGAAAGCGTCAACTAGATGACTGTGAAAGTTTCTTTAATTTCTTTAATTCTCACCTGGTCCCTGACGATGATTATGATCTTGACAAAGAGGCA TTCCACCATTCGTGA